A genomic segment from Armatimonadota bacterium encodes:
- the coaE gene encoding dephospho-CoA kinase (Dephospho-CoA kinase (CoaE) performs the final step in coenzyme A biosynthesis.), with the protein MDFGCRALAVTGGAGEGKSTVLSYLAEAGWKVVSADDISHRVWKDPGFSLALAELCGNGVQPSRAEVRRRVFSSPEFRRKLNALAHRPIVAAMLAEDADAYEVPLLFESALHPLFRRVWVVSCGEREQERRLTERLGDAEEARLLIASQMPTRAKCAFADRIVRTNLPEPDVRSYVLRVLAEDFGQ; encoded by the coding sequence ATGGACTTCGGTTGCCGAGCGCTTGCCGTCACCGGAGGCGCTGGAGAGGGCAAGTCCACCGTGCTTTCCTATCTGGCCGAAGCAGGCTGGAAGGTCGTCTCGGCCGACGACATCTCCCATAGGGTCTGGAAAGACCCAGGTTTTAGTTTGGCGCTCGCTGAGCTGTGCGGCAACGGCGTTCAGCCTAGCCGCGCCGAGGTCCGCAGGCGTGTCTTCAGCTCCCCTGAGTTCAGACGGAAGCTGAACGCGTTGGCGCACCGGCCGATCGTGGCTGCGATGCTCGCCGAAGACGCCGACGCCTACGAAGTGCCTCTTCTGTTTGAGTCGGCCCTGCATCCTCTGTTTCGTCGGGTCTGGGTGGTTTCATGCGGGGAGCGTGAGCAGGAGCGGCGCCTCACCGAAAGGCTCGGTGACGCGGAAGAAGCGCGGCTTCTGATCGCGTCGCAGATGCCCACGCGAGCGAAATGCGCATTCGCCGACAGGATCGTGCGAACCAATCTACCTGAGCCTGACGTCCGGTCTTATGTACTGAGAGTTCTGGCTGAGGACTTCGGTCAATAA
- the rpsA gene encoding 30S ribosomal protein S1, producing the protein MSAAPGDAGETPEPNSTEEVSSSAADQHPAPESAEPVAALVPEAPVADAEVVPAPEPEPEATPEPEAAPESEPAAVEPAPEPELEPVAAAPAAEPEPVAAAPVSSMPAEPEAEPVDASDAALFEAALSALDSPDQMDSGLKRLTKGERIEATVIQVERDRVFVDLGTKSEGIVPIGELTDDNIGHASEHVKVGDKIDVIVLKTESGDGNPIVSKKRADFENAWLKIEEAFAKQTPINAPVIDRVKGGLVVDIGVRGFVPATHVGTGKLRNIDKYVGQTLECRILELDRERRKVVLSNRQAEEERRGRAKEELFDTAKPGDILSGTVRRLTDYGAFVDLGGVDGLLHISEMSWMRITHPREMFKEGQDIQVMVLRLDKDHGKISLGHRQVLPDPWNLVRENYRPNQKLTVTINRIVQAGAFVKLPEGAEAFLPLSEMSSRRLKKPQEAVSEGQEVEVQIIDLKPEDRRMVLSMRAIGGGPSMPMPQATFGDDDRDSRRLGAAGKRGKKVKGGRRQEDEDFEDYAIGRRSFGGGGGVTIGERLGMLKGFGTREDEETPEDAEAPAAASEAPEAPEAPAAESESE; encoded by the coding sequence ATGTCAGCCGCCCCCGGTGATGCCGGCGAGACACCTGAACCGAATTCGACGGAAGAGGTTTCCTCCTCCGCCGCTGATCAACACCCGGCTCCCGAGTCGGCAGAACCCGTAGCAGCCCTCGTGCCGGAGGCGCCCGTGGCCGACGCCGAAGTGGTGCCTGCACCTGAACCTGAACCTGAGGCCACTCCCGAACCCGAAGCAGCGCCCGAGTCCGAGCCTGCCGCCGTTGAGCCGGCGCCGGAGCCAGAGCTTGAGCCGGTGGCGGCCGCACCTGCGGCCGAGCCAGAACCCGTGGCCGCCGCACCTGTGTCCTCCATGCCTGCCGAGCCCGAAGCCGAGCCGGTCGACGCCTCAGACGCCGCTCTGTTCGAAGCCGCTTTGAGCGCGCTGGACTCCCCTGACCAAATGGATTCCGGCCTCAAGAGGCTGACCAAGGGCGAGCGGATCGAAGCCACGGTCATCCAGGTCGAGCGCGACCGCGTATTTGTGGACCTGGGCACGAAGTCGGAAGGCATCGTCCCCATCGGCGAACTCACCGACGACAACATAGGCCACGCCTCCGAGCACGTCAAGGTTGGCGACAAGATCGACGTCATCGTTCTCAAGACCGAGAGCGGAGACGGCAACCCGATCGTCTCCAAAAAGCGCGCCGACTTCGAAAACGCCTGGCTGAAGATCGAAGAGGCTTTTGCCAAACAGACCCCGATCAACGCCCCGGTCATCGACCGGGTCAAGGGCGGCTTGGTGGTCGACATCGGCGTTCGAGGCTTTGTTCCGGCGACGCACGTGGGCACAGGCAAGCTGCGCAACATCGACAAGTACGTCGGCCAGACGCTCGAGTGTCGGATTCTGGAACTGGACCGCGAGCGCCGCAAAGTCGTGCTCTCGAACCGCCAAGCGGAAGAGGAGCGGCGCGGCCGAGCCAAAGAAGAATTGTTCGACACCGCCAAGCCCGGCGACATCCTGTCGGGAACGGTTCGCCGGCTCACCGATTACGGTGCGTTTGTAGACCTCGGCGGCGTGGACGGCCTGCTGCACATCAGCGAAATGAGCTGGATGCGCATCACGCATCCGCGGGAGATGTTCAAAGAGGGCCAGGACATCCAGGTCATGGTGCTGCGGCTCGACAAGGACCACGGCAAGATCAGCCTTGGCCATCGCCAGGTGCTTCCCGATCCGTGGAACCTGGTCCGTGAGAATTACCGTCCCAACCAGAAGCTCACGGTCACGATCAACCGGATCGTCCAGGCCGGCGCTTTTGTGAAGCTGCCCGAGGGCGCGGAGGCGTTCCTGCCGCTCAGCGAGATGTCGTCCCGCAGGCTGAAAAAGCCGCAGGAGGCCGTCTCTGAGGGCCAGGAGGTCGAAGTTCAGATTATCGACCTGAAGCCGGAGGACCGGCGCATGGTGCTCAGCATGAGGGCCATTGGGGGCGGGCCCTCGATGCCGATGCCCCAGGCGACTTTCGGCGATGACGACCGGGACAGCCGAAGGCTGGGCGCCGCCGGCAAGCGCGGCAAGAAGGTCAAGGGCGGACGGCGTCAGGAAGACGAGGACTTCGAGGACTACGCGATCGGCCGGCGATCGTTCGGGGGTGGCGGTGGCGTCACGATCGGCGAGCGGCTTGGCATGCTCAAGGGCTTTGGAACGCGCGAGGACGAGGAAACGCCTGAGGACGCCGAGGCGCCGGCGGCAGCTTCCGAGGCCCCTGAGGCTCCAGAAGCTCCTGCAGCGGAATCCGAGTCCGAGTAG
- the xylB gene encoding xylulokinase: MAKFLGIDVGTSGCKVLLIDEKGTLLKQASAEYPLETPKPLWTQQNPEDWWLGVQRCLQEIGEPRPDAIGLTGQMHGAVFLDAKGEVVRPAILWNDQRTVDECAEMDRKVGPERMMALTCNPPLTGFQAPKVLWLRNHEPENFARTKHILLPKDYIRYRLTGVMATEVSDASGTAAFDVPNRRWSEEVLSANALGQGLFPECFESDVVSSSTVMGVLEEGVPVVGGGGDQAAGAVGTGAVVPGVVSVSLGTSGVVFTALTSPSYDPSGATHTFCHANRAWHAMGVMLSCGGAIRWVRDVLYGGSGFAQMNADAATAEQGSLGLQFLPYLAGERTPHKDPHARGGWVGATLAHSRTHLARSAFEGVTFGLADGFEVLKGLGASTSELRVTGGGAKSEFWLQMLADVFGAPCVTLSVDEGPAFGAAILAGVGAGEWPDTEAATKQVVRVASRVDPSGADYRPSMEAFRALYPALAGWFRR; this comes from the coding sequence GTGGCGAAGTTCCTGGGTATCGACGTGGGCACCTCAGGGTGCAAGGTTCTCCTGATCGACGAGAAGGGCACACTCCTCAAGCAGGCCTCCGCCGAGTATCCGTTGGAGACCCCGAAGCCCCTCTGGACGCAGCAGAACCCCGAGGACTGGTGGCTCGGGGTACAGAGGTGCCTGCAGGAGATCGGGGAACCTCGGCCGGACGCCATCGGGCTCACCGGACAGATGCACGGGGCGGTCTTTCTGGACGCCAAAGGGGAGGTCGTCCGGCCCGCGATTCTCTGGAACGATCAACGCACAGTGGACGAGTGCGCGGAGATGGACCGAAAGGTCGGCCCAGAACGCATGATGGCGCTCACCTGCAACCCGCCTTTGACCGGGTTCCAGGCCCCGAAAGTGCTCTGGCTGAGGAACCACGAGCCGGAGAATTTCGCTCGCACCAAGCATATCCTCCTGCCCAAGGACTACATTCGCTATCGCCTTACCGGCGTCATGGCCACCGAGGTCAGCGACGCCAGCGGGACGGCTGCATTCGACGTGCCCAACCGGCGATGGTCTGAAGAGGTCTTGAGCGCCAATGCGCTCGGCCAGGGACTCTTCCCGGAGTGTTTTGAGAGCGATGTGGTGTCTTCGAGCACCGTAATGGGCGTCCTGGAGGAAGGCGTTCCCGTGGTTGGCGGAGGGGGCGACCAGGCGGCGGGCGCCGTGGGAACCGGTGCAGTCGTCCCGGGGGTGGTCAGCGTAAGCCTGGGCACGAGCGGCGTCGTGTTCACCGCGCTGACGTCGCCTTCCTACGATCCCAGCGGCGCGACCCACACGTTTTGCCATGCCAACCGCGCCTGGCACGCCATGGGGGTGATGCTGAGCTGTGGAGGCGCGATTCGTTGGGTGCGCGACGTGCTCTATGGGGGCTCGGGCTTCGCCCAGATGAACGCGGATGCCGCTACCGCCGAACAAGGCTCGCTGGGCCTCCAGTTCCTGCCCTATCTGGCGGGTGAGAGAACCCCCCACAAGGACCCCCACGCTCGCGGCGGGTGGGTTGGGGCGACGCTCGCCCACAGCCGAACGCACCTGGCGCGGTCGGCGTTCGAGGGGGTCACGTTTGGTCTGGCCGACGGCTTCGAGGTGCTGAAAGGGCTGGGCGCAAGCACGAGCGAGCTTCGCGTGACGGGGGGTGGGGCCAAGAGCGAGTTTTGGCTCCAAATGCTCGCCGACGTGTTCGGTGCGCCGTGCGTGACTCTCTCCGTGGACGAGGGGCCGGCGTTTGGGGCGGCGATTTTGGCGGGTGTGGGGGCGGGGGAATGGCCGGACACGGAGGCGGCGACAAAGCAAGTGGTCCGTGTGGCTTCGCGCGTGGACCCAAGTGGCGCCGACTACCGCCCGAGTATGGAGGCTTTCAGGGCGCTCTATCCGGCGCTTGCGGGTTGGTTCCGAAGGTAG